DNA from Lineus longissimus chromosome 7, tnLinLong1.2, whole genome shotgun sequence:
TTTTAGACTTGATGTGTTGGGTAAGAGAATGTTTTCATACTCGGACATGTAAACAATGGCACGAGCGTTCATTGTGTCCCTCTCGTCTGATCGATATATATCGGTAAACAATGGATTGATTAAATGGCCCGCAGTAACTTTCTGATCCCATGACATTGATTGGCCGGCGTTTCTTGCTAACAGAGTGGAGAACGCTGCGACAAGGAGCAAGAGGTGGCAAGGAATCGACCCCGAATAATCTCGATAATTGTATTTTGACAAGACTTGAATTTTTTATGAACTTACATTGTGAGACTTCATTTATCGTCTGCAAGTCGATTGAATCGCTTAATTGAAATATCAGAGGATTATCGTCATTTGTATTGTTGTGGAATATTTCCTTTTGCAAACAGGACGTATTTTAATCAAAAACTTATTGGATtaatgttcaatttggattAAAACTTAATACTCTTTTATAAAATGCCTCGACGAATTTTGCGTGACCCAGTGCGTGGTTGGCGCGGTTGGGAGGAGACAGTGAACCAGGTGACGCAGATGAGTCTGGTCTCCATGTATGCaaccaagatcaacaatggccAAGCCCGTCACAAGGGCGAGGTGACCTTGAAGCAGATAGAGGATGATCAGAAACTATTTGAGATCAAGTCCCAGAGAGAGTTGAATGGATTACGAGCCGAATTCAAAGAGATGTTGGCTTATAAAAGGGTTTACGCCAAACACAGATTCAAGAATTACGACAAGACGAAGAACGCACAATCCGAGACGGCGGAGACGAAGGACAAAACGACTGGAATCGCGTATCCGAAAGATCTAAAGGAGGATGTTGAGAGCAGTGATTCTGACAGTGACTCGGACTCTAATTCTGACTCTGATATGAGAAATCCACACGCCAGGACGTTTGATGGCGTAACGCCCAGGCAGACGACGGAACTGACGTCACAACCAGCCGTTCCAGTGGCAGAACCCAGCTTCATGCCTGTTATTTTGGCGAAACCACGGCCTTCTATATTCACACTACCTAAAAAGAGGGACTTGGATTTGATATCTTGGTCTGATATAGATGATGACACACCAAAGAAGCTAGGAATCGATGTTAAACAACAACTCAAGTCATCTCTCCCGCCTATGACTCACATGCGTCATGTGAAGGCGCTCTACGGACGCCTCTATGGGAAGAGCAGTCAATTCCTCAGGAGCCTCTCCTGTCGTCTGCAGATCTTCCCGGGAGATTCTAAAAACACATTCATGTTGAAGAGGTTCCTGAAGGGAGAAGTCGATGGCGTTTTGAACCAATGGTCGCCAAGCTATAGACGACAGTCTCAGATTGAGAAACTAAAGGAGAACAGCCAGCTACCGGATGTGATCAGTTATGATAGGACTACGTCTGCTATCTTCAGGGACTTCCGGTCATTCCAGGAtgagaagaagacgaagacacGAACGCTGTCTCTGCCTGCGATGGAGCTGAGGATGGTGCGAGCCCAGAGACCGAAACCTGTCAGGAGGGCCAATACCCTCCCAGCCGTCTAGAGCCATCACAGCCAGTGGTCGAAGAAGAGTTCAAACTTTGTGAGGAGGGCCAAAGCCCTACCAGCTGACTTCATAATCGTTTCTCTTATGAGCCAGTCTGGTGATGCGTTCTAAAGAACTGAAAGTTATGTCGCGTCCCGCATCTACTCATGTCTGATGCACTTTCTATCGATTAAAAAAGGCTGTCACGGGACGGACGAGACTTATACGACTGTGTCTTCAAttgaggttgtgacactgtcctgCCTTGGAGGTACATAAGAGATCCTACCATGGAGATATATTTTGATGTAGTGACATTGTCCTGCCATTAATGTATATTAGAGTTCTTATCACGGAATTTtgatgttgtgacattgtcttgtgCGGTCATGAGGGAAATATCTACACTTCTAACTTCAACGTTTTGGACAAATGCTTCCTAATACTAAGGTGTAAGACTTCGTTAAGAGTATTTTCTTGTAATCTATACGAGAGCTTTCCCTCCCGAGGCCCTAATTTCTATATTGATACGAACTTTGCGAAAAGGCCAGATTCTTACATCAACAGGGCTCTGTGCCAATAGGAACAACACTAATCAACCTGTCCTTGTTGGTACAGTTTAACTTCCTAATAAAAACAACCTGTTCATAAGCGGATAAGGCCTTTTAGAACACTTTACTTTACTTTAATGCATGTGATAAGCTTTCAATGAATCCCAAACAAGAGCTCGGTGAGGGAGATAGAAGCTCGGCCAGTCTTACTTAGCCAGTCTTACTAAGGTAGGAATGGGGTGGATCCTTATCCAAGAAGGCACCtgggtctgtcttcaagagcactgTGAGATAGAAGCTCCACCAAGACAGACGAGTCATTGGGTTATACATGGAGTAAAGTGAGATAAAGGTATTCTCCAGGCGgaagggtcctgatgctgtccTTGGGACAAGAGTGTTGATGTGTCCTGATGCTATAGATGGGTTGTACCTCATAGAGCTTGTCTACTGGGCTGTGCCTGTCTTCAGGTGCACAATAAAGGCAGAGGGGCCTGATGCTGTCCTTGGGACAAGAGTGCTGACGTGTCCTGACGCTAAAGATGGGTTGTACCTCATAGAGCTCGTCTACTGGGCTGTGCCGATCTTCAGGTGCACAATAAAGGCAGAGGGGCCTGATGATGTCCTTGGGACAAGAGGTAACCTCAGGTACATGAACTTCTACTTCAAGTTCGCAACTTGAGTTGTCTCGTAGCTATTCGAGCCCGTCTTCAAGTGAACGGTGAGATATCTACCATAGGTGGAAGGGTCAGATGTTTTCCAAAGTACATCTTCTCCtgggacatgtcacaaccactgtgGAGAAAGGCAATGTCATCTCATCAGTTTAGTTTCTCATCTGCTCCttggacatgtcacaaccactgtgGACAGAAAAGTTTGCTGAGATGACGTGACCATCCCCTtggtgattgtgacattgttctCGAAGTGATCCGTTTACTTCTGCAATGTTTTGGCTCTTTGATCTTTGGTTGTGTGGTGGATCCAACCCAAGATGTAACAGAGGAACAAAGACCAGAATATCACATCACTGTTTGCAAGTTTATTCCagtcaaattaaaaatattacATAAAATTGTAGACAATTTGTGGTTGTTTTGTGGAGATTAAAACACTAGGAACTCATGCAACATTGACAGGTTGGCTGTCAGCAAATAAGCAACAAAGTAACTGATAGATGATAAAATGGTCATAATCTTGAAAGACTGGATGCAGAAACAATTTGAAACTTACAATTTGTAGAGAATAGTgcaataatttgaaaattttacagCCCATTCAGAAATTTTTGGCATTGAAAAAGATACAGGTGACTCACCTTCCTTAGGGCAGTTTGAGTTAAGATGACTAGAAGCTTCTGTAATCCAGCAATGTATTTTTTAAAGTATCAATGAGTTCCTAGTAGCATTATCGTTTATCATACGGATAAAAACATGTTACAGTCAGTCCCAGGTTAGGAGGCAGTAGACCACCCTCACATTGTATATAGCACAATGTGTGGATGACCTAATCCAACCTTAATCCAGACAAAATTTAAGAGAAATTTCCAAATCATCTTCTGCTCAGAGAGAAATGTAAGATTTTGTGACCCATTGAGTCATATATAGATATTTTTTGACATTAAAATGATCATAAGAGAACGATAGCAGACAAAATAAAGTCTTCACCTTGAGAGGACACTTCTCATACAGCTGTAGTGTCTGAGTAAAATGTTGAAAAGCAACAGTAAAACTTGAAAACATCAATAGCAAAACCTTTTGTTATTAAATGTCTTTGATTTGCGCTCCTAAGATTCGTTTGGAAATTTCCTTACTGAGTATTTTAAGCATTAACAATTATTTTCTGCTCAGAGGCAGCTCAAGTAGTCACACTGCTCCATGTAACAAATCTGCAGCAAATGCAGAACTAATTGTGACACTAAATACTGATTAGCTCAGTggcttttcattttgaagaacaaAATCAACATGTCATGTTACCGAAGTACGTGATGTTGTTGATGCATAATGATGAAAGCTTACAAGTTTGTTGGAAGACAAGTTTCAATCTTAACAGGTTAAAATTCATTTAAAAATTCGAATTGCCACAGAATCTTCCAGTCCTAACTGGATTACGAATGGTTCTCATCCAATGTGTTCACCTGATACTGTAAACTCAGCCACTTCAAACAGTCAGAACAGCTCCTGACCTGCCTCACAGTATTTGGCGATCGGAGACAGAAAGTTTGTGTCGGTCCAGAAATAAGCCAGCTAGGGCTGGGGCGGTGTTTGAGTTATGACAATAACTTAGTTATGTTACAAGGGCAATCTACATGGTTTGTTTGGTGAGAGTATTAGATGCATGGCAGACTACATGTGTTGATATGCTGATATAGATGAAGTATACACATATACATAAGGTCAAGAGTACAATATGAACAACTGACAACGTGTCGTGCATAATGTGCCGTCGACATTTAACAGCTGCAGCCATCAGTTTGCTGGTGCCTCGTCTCTCGTTCCGATCAAATACGTTGTCAGTGAGAAACCTTTCAAAGTCAGATAATTTATCTCTTTAATCCTTAAAAATGCTATTCCCAACCAGCAAACTGATTACTACAACATAGACTCATGGTGACTCCTCcttcaaattcttcaaaactAAAACATTAATAAATTGCATCATTTTTACCTGCGCCACCTCGAGTCATTGAATGAAACATTGAGCACCATACCTCAAGTTTAGTAGGAAGACGGTTAATACATTGTCTGTTTCGGAGAATCTCCAGAACAGATTATATAGTTCCATAAAAACAAATTATATCTCTACCTATACATATTCTACATGTTGTTTGTACAAACATAAGACTCAACGAGACTCTTTTTATATCTAGGTACAAATTCCAGGCTACAGATTCATTAGTAAAAAGTTTATATAATATCTATTACAATATGTCTAAGTAGCTGTTTCGACTCTTGAGGCACTTGGGTTGTTTGAGTGTGACCTTCTTGGTTGATAGATATTCACACAGGTTTCATAAATGGCTTAGTTACCATAGCAACTGTGTGTTAACATAGAAACATTGCACAGTGACCAATAGCAACACCTCTAGGAGTGGTATGTTACCAAGGAAAcagttgccatggtgaccactgtcagtgaaaatgaaaagtCACTCAAAATCAAACCAAAGTATTTCAAGGGCGAATATCTCCTCCTGCAGCAGTCGCCCACAAAAGATTTTCAGCAGTTCCCAACATACGATCACAAACGATTCTTACTATCTTGATCAATCATCACCGTTCTGCTCCCATCATTCACATGGCAGTCGAGGGCTTGAGGTACAAGTAAAGTATAATCCTACATTAGGGTCATGTTACACCGTACCATGACCAGAAATTAAACTGGCCTAAAACTGGAATTGCGCAACTGCTCTCAGAAAAAAAGCAACCACTTCTACGTCGGCGTTGTGAGGTTCAATAACGGCCACAACAATTTGAAAATCCTCACTGTTTCCGTGAGAGACTGTCATATTACCATGTCAATTTCCTCCCCATGAGACACAACATCCAACTTTCAGAAGTCCACAAACCAAAGCTATTGCACTAGACTTCAACTGGGATGAAGTAAAACTACTGAAAATGGCTGAGAGGCAGGCCGACCATTCACACATATGGTGCTCCCAACCTCTGAAATCCTAATCCCCTGTTAGAAAAGCTGCATGGTGATGAGAACAAAAGGCACAGAAATCAaacatcatgaaaataacacttttTTACGAACTGAAGCCGTGTGGTTGCTGCTCTTTGTCTCTGACTAGCACCTAATGACCGCTCATGCACTGAGAATTTACAAAGCAATACATATCAACTGTACATTGGCTCAACAGGAAAGAACGAAAAAAATGAGAAGATGGTAGGTAAAATGGACACTTATTCTTCGAAAACAAAACTCCTCCAAACAGTTTGATGTTCTGAATAAACAGAAGACTGCAATCTTAATGTTATTTCAACTGCATCATTCTGGCTCCATTGAGAGAAAGGATTATTACTGGCCAAATAAGATTCTTCTTCAAGAAAAGTAATTTACAAGACAAAGAGCAGAAAAACAGCCATCCTCAAATATCTCACATCGAACTCTCGTTAGTTTGATGTGTCATATGCTACACTAGCACCGCCTGTTGGAGTTTAAGGCGTACAGATTCGGTAACTATCGCCCTTCTTCTGGATGTCTTCGAGATAAATGTTCATCCGTCTGTTCATTTCTTCTATCATGGAAGACACGTCTTCTAATGTCTTCTGGTTCTGACCAAACTCCGTCTCGATCACTGGAAAATTAGAAACAAGAT
Protein-coding regions in this window:
- the LOC135490889 gene encoding uncharacterized protein LOC135490889; protein product: MPRRILRDPVRGWRGWEETVNQVTQMSLVSMYATKINNGQARHKGEVTLKQIEDDQKLFEIKSQRELNGLRAEFKEMLAYKRVYAKHRFKNYDKTKNAQSETAETKDKTTGIAYPKDLKEDVESSDSDSDSDSNSDSDMRNPHARTFDGVTPRQTTELTSQPAVPVAEPSFMPVILAKPRPSIFTLPKKRDLDLISWSDIDDDTPKKLGIDVKQQLKSSLPPMTHMRHVKALYGRLYGKSSQFLRSLSCRLQIFPGDSKNTFMLKRFLKGEVDGVLNQWSPSYRRQSQIEKLKENSQLPDVISYDRTTSAIFRDFRSFQDEKKTKTRTLSLPAMELRMVRAQRPKPVRRANTLPAV